Below is a window of bacterium DNA.
ACCGCCGATCCGCCCGGGGTGGACCGCCTCCTTCGCCCCCGAACCCGGTCCCCGGACGAGCGGGACGGAGAACGTTCCAAACGAGCCGAAGGGGTAAACCATGCGCCGCGGTGTCATCCTCCTCCTCATTTTGGCCACTACGGTCCTGGCCGAAGCGGTCGAATCGTCCTCCGGCGAGGAGCTGGCCTATCTGGCCCAGGAACTCGGCTGGGCCCAGAGCGTCCCGGAGCGTCTCGAGCTTCTGGCGCAGATCCAGGCCAAACTGGAGGGGAGAACCACCGGAACGGTCACACCCAGCGGCTTGTACGCCGCCGTGGCGGCCGAGGCGAGCGATCCCGACGTCGCCCTGCGGCGTATGGCCGTCACGCTCCTCGGCCTGTTGGACGATGACCGCTGCGTGGCTTTTTTCGCCAACAACGCCGCCGAGGAGAAGGATTACGAGGTCCGGCGCAGAATCGTCGAGGCGCTGGGCCGCTACACGGGTGAAGGGCCGGCCGACGCCATCGGCTGCCTCGTGGATACCTGGCGCTCGGACGATTACCGATTGCGCGAGCTGGCCCTCTCCTCCTGGCGGAACACCGGTGGAGCCCTGCCCGCCCTGGCCGACCGCGCCGTCCACCTGCTCGAGGACGACCCCTACCCGCAGGTGCGGACGGCCGCCGCGGAGGCGCTGCTGGGCATCGAGGCCGTCCGCGGGCGCTACGATTACTACGGTCGGGTGTACGAGGTGTACCGGAACGAGAGCGACCCCGGGGTGAAGGGTGCCCTGCTGAGCGTGCTGGGCTTCACCGGCGTCCCCGAATCCCTGCCGGTCCTCTCCGAGGCCCTGGAGGATCCCGCGCTGTTCCGCGCCGCCATCGGGGGGCTCGGCTATATGGACGCCGACGAGAGCCGGAGGCTTCTCCGCGACGCCTTCTGGAGCGATGAGGCGACCAACGAGGACCGCCTGGACGTCCTCGAGTCCCTCGCCCGCCTGGCGGACGACGATGCCGTCGAAATGGCGGAATGGCTCCTGGAGCACGATCCGACCGGCGATGAGGCCGGAGTGCTGGCGGCCCTGACTTTCCACCCCGACCCCGCCGGAATCGGGATGTTGGGGGACTTTATCCGGCGCGACCCCCCGCCGCCCGGCGAACGACTGACCGCCGCCTGCGGTCTGTTGGGGCGGATGGCCGTCGCGGCCGAGGCCGTCGGGGAACGGCGCCGGTCCGACGACGCGCTTCAGGCCCTGCAGGAGGTCTATTCCGGGGCGTTCGACGGCCCGGTGTACGACGCGGCGACCGCGGCCCTCATCGCGGCGGTGGACGACGCGTCCCGGCTCGAACCGCCGGTCGCCATGCTGAAACGGGTCGAGTACGCCGACGCCCTGTCCGCCCTGGGCGATTTATACGCCGCAAAGGGCGACGACGGAACCGGAGTGGCGCTCCTGGAATATCTCGGTGTGGAGCCGCCCCTGGCGAAATGCCTGGTCGTCATCGAGACGCTCGGGAGGCTGGGTTATTCGGGCGCGGTTCTCCTACTGTCCACCTACGCCCGGGAGACGAAGCCCGGTACTGTGGAGACCTCGTCGGCCGCCCTGCGGGCCCTGGGGCGGATCGGTGACCGCCGCGCCGCGCCGGTCTTCGCCGAGGTGCTGGAGGACCCCGCCGCCGTGCCGACCAGGTTGACCGCCGCCGCCGAGGCCGCCGTGGACGCCGGCGACCCCAGCCTGGTCTACCCCCTGATGGAGCTCCTGGAGCGGGGATTGGACTGGCAGACGCGGGCCGCCGCCGCCCGGGCCCTGGGCGTCCTGGGGAGCCCGGAGGCGCTGGCCGCCGTGGGACGGGCCATGGCCACCGACCCGAGCAAGACCGTCCGCGGGGAATCTTTCCTGGCCTACTGCCGCTTGAC
It encodes the following:
- a CDS encoding HEAT repeat domain-containing protein; its protein translation is MRRGVILLLILATTVLAEAVESSSGEELAYLAQELGWAQSVPERLELLAQIQAKLEGRTTGTVTPSGLYAAVAAEASDPDVALRRMAVTLLGLLDDDRCVAFFANNAAEEKDYEVRRRIVEALGRYTGEGPADAIGCLVDTWRSDDYRLRELALSSWRNTGGALPALADRAVHLLEDDPYPQVRTAAAEALLGIEAVRGRYDYYGRVYEVYRNESDPGVKGALLSVLGFTGVPESLPVLSEALEDPALFRAAIGGLGYMDADESRRLLRDAFWSDEATNEDRLDVLESLARLADDDAVEMAEWLLEHDPTGDEAGVLAALTFHPDPAGIGMLGDFIRRDPPPPGERLTAACGLLGRMAVAAEAVGERRRSDDALQALQEVYSGAFDGPVYDAATAALIAAVDDASRLEPPVAMLKRVEYADALSALGDLYAAKGDDGTGVALLEYLGVEPPLAKCLVVIETLGRLGYSGAVLLLSTYARETKPGTVETSSAALRALGRIGDRRAAPVFAEVLEDPAAVPTRLTAAAEAAVDAGDPSLVYPLMELLERGLDWQTRAAAARALGVLGSPEALAAVGRAMATDPSKTVRGESFLAYCRLTDEEGLPLLFTFLAGHDIGLDDEAMGALGDLFDRLGGETVEGLLAHPEPEARRLVVWYLARRGEPGDRELVEAALGDINLLVNVAAAEGLGLMGDPASAPVLLAAFKETFEPYYASRKDLSFNERNVNLLRRTIEDAFFALGVDPGNVTAGAVAHVDEVEVVEETPPERMKVAADALRLRDAPSTATGVKIGLLSAGEVVEVLEVSGDWARVRTVAGLTGWACIRLEGETFLVPTDEPLVPEEIPVEPEMPDAE